In Phoenix dactylifera cultivar Barhee BC4 chromosome 11, palm_55x_up_171113_PBpolish2nd_filt_p, whole genome shotgun sequence, the following are encoded in one genomic region:
- the LOC103696465 gene encoding protein ACCELERATED CELL DEATH 6-like, with protein MAGESMTSKTAQTYSDLEVSPGEVQPFRISINPKLLKAARSGDKRILDELLQQKDFFSEASVGEIAITVPEDAQTQEDTNCLLGVTLEGNTVLHIVASRGYLEIAKEICRREISLLVAPNTRLDTPLHCAARAGDDKMVSFIIQFAKEGEIEERRVLRAKNRDEANVLHEAAKYNHASVAKVLMEEDAGLASMSNSVGMSPLYLAIMTGSLDVAKALLRSSSWEKTSLASYIGPNKKTALHAAILLGQGITQDLLDRKPMLAKVVDSSRRIPLHYAASDGHQVTVRLSLESDPPTAYQPDANGSFPMHIAAGTGNVRILDHILKQCPATDELLDEEGKNFLHVAFKCGNLDVVKKIISKRPDLRKLLNDQDNEGNTPLHTAVTNSDQGSVHFLLRDKTVRVNVFNHDARLHPSRLGLQNAG; from the exons ATGGCCGGGGAGAGCATGACTAGCAAAACAGCACAAACATATTCCGATCTTGAAGTTTCTCCAGGTGAAGTCCAACCCTTTCGCATATCCATAAATCCTAAATTGCTCAAAGCAGCAAGATCAGGAGACAAAAGAATTCTGGATGAATTACTACaacaaaaagattttttttctgagGCTTCGGTGGGGGAGATCGCAATAACAGTACCAGAGGATGCTCAAACACAAGAAGATACTAACTGCCTCCTTGGAGTTACACTGGAGGGGAACACGGTCCTCCATATAGTTGCTAGCCGAGGATATCTCGAGATTGCCAAGGAGATCTGTCGTAGAGAGATCTCTCTTTTGGTAGCGCCAAACACGAGGCTCGACACTCCACTACATTGTGCTGCAAGGGCCGGGGATGACAAGATGGTCTCCTTCATCATCCAGTTTGCGAAGGAGGGCGAGATTGAAGAAAGGAGAGTACTGAGGGCGAAGAACAGAGATGAGGCGAATGTTTTGCACGAGGCTGCCAAATATAACCATGCGAGCGTGGCCAAAGTACTGATGGAGGAGGATGCTGGACTGGCATCAATGTCGAATAGTGTCGGCATGTCTCCGCTCTATCTGGCCATTATGACAGGATCCCTTGATGTAGCCAAAGCTTTGCTACGGTCTTCCTCCTGGGAGAAGACTTCTCTGGCATCTTACATAGGCCCTAATAAGAAAACGGCATTGCATGCAGCAATCCTCCTGGGTCAAG GAATTACACAAGACTTATTGGATCGGAAGCCAATGCTCGCCAAAGTTGTCGATTCCTCTAGGAGAATTCCTCTTCATTATGCAGCTTCGGATGGTCACCAAGTTACGGTGAGGCTATCATTAGAGAGCGATCCCCCCACAGCCTACCAACCAGATGCCAATGGCTCATTTCCCATGCACATTGCAGCTGGTACGGGAAACGTTCGTATACTTGATCATATTTTAAAACAGTGCCCGGCTACAGATGAATTATTAGACGAGGAGGGAAAGAATTTTCTTCACGTCGCTTTCAAATGTGGAAATTTAGATGTGGTCAAAAAAATTATCTCCAAGAGACCGGATCTCAGGAAGCTGTTAAATGACCAGGATAACGAGGGAAATACGCCGTTACACACGGCCGTTACAAACAGTGACCAAGGGAGCGTGCATTTTCTTCTCCGGGACAAAACCGTACGCGTCAACGTTTTCAACCACGACGCGCGGCTTCACCCCTCTCGACTTGGCTTACAGAATGCTGGATGA